A stretch of DNA from Apis cerana isolate GH-2021 linkage group LG8, AcerK_1.0, whole genome shotgun sequence:
TCAGAATAGGAGATTCGATCAAATAgtactaaaaatttcattctcttcaaaaaattaacattgatACATTCATCTTATGGGTATTAAGATATAAGTTAATTGGTTAATAGGTTAGGcagaaaataatcaattttaagtcgatttatattaatttgaaattattcaacaaaactttttttcccATTAATTTcaggataatttaaaaatttataactaacaatattacgaaataaaattgtttatattcgttacaattaaatataaattaatttggtaTTTCTTACATTAGTATCATCTGATCAGTTCTCGTATGATATACGTatctaattttagaaaatttttctggttattttaaaaattttgtttaacttaatatttgcaatcactgaaaatatatagttaaacTCAACTTTATCGTTAGTCAAATATCGTgagtcaaatattttcaaatatcatcagatataatagttttttgtACTCgagtatttttctaatttgtaaTACTTTCACTCGAGCAACTATATAAGATTGATATACTTTTCAATGATATACTGTTTTTTAGatacattttctaaatattctgcATTATGTTATAGCACATTCCTTCTTTTATTCTGTAAATAATATCTTgtgtttttgtaaaatattttattgtacgtTTGGACTCGctactttaataatatatttttttatttttttctttgtttttcaaataattttaaatgacttCGAGAATTTTGTAAGTGCCttgttaattattcttttttttttcttttttttttcattttttcttttttttttaataaatctcatACTCCTTGTGCTTAAGTAAGTTTCTTCGttataaaacgaatataaaatgttacaatGATACACAGGCAAAAATGTCGTTGCTTGTTAAATGCATATacgttgttaaatattaaatatattatgctcgatttatcattatctgtgttcgaaaattatacatcaaattatacaaatatctttgattattaagtttttaatttaatgccgatatattataagaaaaatttgaaatatctacAGGATTGTCATTTTTGTTGTGCGGTGGAAAACGAATTACCAATCTatggaagaattataatatatagataataattttatttctttattctattacaaatttttatttttattttaattttatcatttaatctgtcaaataattttcgaacaccgtatttcatttctttgcatcattaataaattttatcatttcctttaaattacgtttagtattattatattcatctttCTCAAGATATTTCATGctaaaaaacttaattaagttccatcgaaaggaaaaagagaagactTACCATTAGCAGTACCGTCAGTTAAATTTTGCACTGATTATTTTATGACtcgtaaacaaatttataaataaaaaaaaatgaaatttaaaatatattttaacacattgatataatttaaatattaaaatctcagtaaaaaaattatatcgactctaatcttttctaattttcaattagaaaCGTTTTTTTAAGCAATGATCCAATATCCGTACAAATTTATtgagtataaatttataactttcaaaattttcacataCTTCTTTAGAAAGTAACTCTTACTCTGCTTATTCAATTAGTTTATCCATTGTTTCTAATTGACCAGTCAACCAgctgaatattaataatccataacaagaattttaagataagTTATGtggattaagaatttttaaagaatttataaaggtTTACATATACgtaagtatatacatatacctaTACAAacgtttaattctaataaaatattgtattagcTTGATCACTATGACCATTTGTCCAATTTATTTTGCACAAAAGTGATTTAAATAACATGTATAATCACCTACGATTAAAtaccattatttttatactcttCCTAATTTCAGACTTAAAAACATGCCATACAAACTGTATTACACCAATAATCTACAGAATCGTTGCCACAATATCTCATTTTACATGAACAGacactatttaaaaaaaaatctgaaaaatttatcaaattctctGTTCGAATAGAAACAGCAAATCGATCAGAATTatacgtattattttataagtaatcGAAATAATACCTCAGGATATCTATTCAATCAAGTTTAAAAGAGGAACCTCCTGTGGTCATTTCCTCGATATTTCCTCAATTCCAAAAGCAAAACCTCTTGAAACATTTCGATTCATAGTTTCACACCACCAGAAAAGTCTTCCCTTCCTTTCCACGCtcgaaaaaaatcttctcgaGAACACGAGAGAcagagatagaaagagagagaaagagagagagaagcgcaCAAACAGGATCCGTTAGTTTCATTCATCACCAGAATCTGTATATCCACTAGCGCCTCGTCTGAACGTCGATCGTCACGCCACCAGCGTTCCAGTTCGCTTCGAATTATCCACTAGACACTAGTCGAATCTAGTAAATTCAGGTGGCAGTCTCGTATGGGACCTTACTCGTGGGCAGGCCAAACGAGAATCCGGCGTAAAGTGGTCTAGGTACCAGAAGATGGCCCGAAGATCTCTTCTCGTCCTCGGAATTACTCGAAATCTGTTCATCGTCCGGCGCGATGATATTCTCGATGGTGAacggtttcttcttcttcttctggcCGGGTTGGATGCTCGTCTGATTGGAAATTCCAGCCTCCAACGGCGGACAACGAACTTTACCATCGGCAGACTCGATCGTGGCGCCTCTCGCGGTCTCCAGGAAAAGCCTGGAGTCAGTCTTTTCGGTGACACCAGCCTCTGCGTTTCCAGCACAGATCTGTCTACTTTCCGGTATGTCTGTCTGAAAGTAGGAGAGCTGAGACACGTACGGGGACACCTGGAAGCCTGGAAAACTCCAACTTCCTGCCTGCAACAGGTTGCTCTCGTAACCGCGAAGGATCTCGTCCGTTCCGGCCAGTCTCTGTCGAACCTCTGGTGACAATAGATAGTAGCTTGATCCAGCCTCGGGCGTGGTGAAACTTGGCGAACTGTTGCCGCCTGAAGTCATGGCTAGGCGGCGCTCCTGCAACTCCCAACGGAGCAAATCGTCGCGAAGACGATGAAGATTGGCAACGGTGAGACTGCTCGTCTGCGCGTTAGGATTTATCGACAGGACGGGCGAGGATTCGGAATGAGGAGGCGGCATGGCGGACGCCAAGGCCTGAAGCTCGGATTTCAACAACTCCTTATCGGGTTTGTGCAGCTTGAAACGTTTTCTGCGCCGTAGAAGGGAGCCATTCTCGAACATGGAGAGGGCTGCCGGGTGAAGAGCCCAGTAGGCGCCCTTGCCAGGACGGTGGGGCCCCCTTGGCACCTGAAAACAACAATTTTCCAGAGTGTGTAGAGAATCGTTTCAACGTTATacgtgtgtgtgcgtgcgtttgtgtgtgtatatatatatataacctgTAACGTAAATGCGTTGATATCTGTGGAATAGccgattctttttatataaaagtgttTGGATGGTTcgaaatatgatttatgaaaGAGATGTATGACTGCATAAAGTCGTAAAATCTGTCAagcattaatcattaatattaatcattaatttgaaataaacaaacaCGGTATATCCACtttgaattatcatatttagcGGTGATAGTAACAGTTCAGAAATAACCGCAAATCAAATATGACGTATTATGCATTAGAATATTGCAATGCCATGCATCTATTAAGCGtgtaatgttatataaacaaaaaacagCGTATAATGCGAATTTCTATTCACCGATGCAACTCGTTAGAAGCGTGCTTGCCTCGCGTACGCGCATGCATATGTACATACAGTCATTTAATTAGCATAAATGCATACAGAACGTTTCGTATCTACGCGAAGGAAACAATATTTCACGCGTAGATACGCACAATATGTATGTTTACACATTGTTACGAATTAAGAAACggataagatttaatatccACCTCGTGAATAATAATCAGCCTtgctaattttaatcattaatcacgTCTAAGGACGAGAAAAGAACATCCGTGTAACATAACTataaatcgttaaaatataaaatttcttcgttaatttttaCGCTTGAGACTGAAGAAATTGCGAAGAgtttaaagagaaagaggaggcgatcaaagaaatatttcgaaatagtaatattgtttcgcgtttaattaatttcgacgaCGATTAAGAGAATAATATTCTCCCCCCatagaaaattctttattcgaaaaattcgaatccctttctctctcgaagctcgattcatttaaaaagaaaaagaaaaaatgctcGTCACAGAAGCAGTCGATTATCAAGCACGATTCCTATTGCTCGTTTTTTCACTCGTACATGTCGATGATCGTGCGTAGTTTATCGTTGGAACAGGTGCAAtcagttataaattaaacgttaCGAGgccatttttatgataatttcgcggtaatttcaatttgaagtGAAAGATCGTTTCGGATCgttgtaatttgaatttattttcatatatggaGTGAGATATGGTTTTAAATGTAGCTTCCTCGGTCggtaagtaataattttgacggtataaaaataaaaagagggaAATACGCGCAGTGGGTAAATGGGAGCTATTATAGAGACGAGAATTCAAATCCTacgcgaagaagaagatggtATCGTTcgtaattattgaattgaatatgtacaaaatgattatttaaataatctttcttttgaaattattttatggttaacaaaatatcaatagaATGATTCTATAGTGATTTTATTacgtaaatttttatccacaaaaagatacaaaaagaTGGATTatctttacaataaaaaaagattaacaaTTTTGGATTTTACTCGTGAAGATCAAACTCTGTggcaaacaaaagaaaaactcgatgatttttattactcAAAACGAGGTTCAACCTAATTTGTTTACCAATCGAATAGGTTGTAAActtcgaacattttttttttcacgtctctttaaaattcgatcgaaaaataccGGTTTGTGGATAACGAAGGTAAAAATAAGGCAGATCAACGGGATTCGAGAATCCACGGATTCCACGTCACGGTGATCTATCTGTTCATCTTTATACGTTGTACTTCTCTAACTCGAACATAACCTCGAAAACCTaggttaatattttattcattccttTTCGTTCTGCTGTGAAAACCTCTACACTATTGTATCTGCACTTTCAACATCAACAATTCAGCCAACGCgtcaacaattattttatccgccaatatttatatttagtttatgCTAATCTAAAGTAAAGAAATCGACTCGAACAAATTCTTGACTCGATGGCTCGAGGGCGGAAAAATcgcaattcaaatttcaatctttttctctttatttttgtcGGTATTATAAACGGTGTTGAGGTAACGTTGCGAGACaagttttctcttctcttctgtTCTCTTTCTCCGACCATCTGTTTCGCACCTGCCTCGACCTAAATCGTGGAACACGATCGGCGAGGATCCACGGAAGGAGATCGTTTTGCTCTtgtctttctctccttctcttttttctcgtttttcggTTTTTTGCTTCTATTCTGGATTCGCGTAAAAATTCGTAAGAATTTGGATTGGAATGGAAATTCTTGAGTCGGCAGTATATATCGAAAGTACGATTTTCCATAAcgattttacgaaaattttatttaattctaaacttTCGTCCGTTAATATTGAAtacaaattatgtaataacttTTCAACGGGTGCATAATTAATCAACTCGCGCGATTAGATACGTTTTaggatttcttattttcaatcgtgctctttgattataaaaagcaTGTAACTGTATTATGGttggtatattttttctgaACACGAAAGAATTAAGGAATTTGTTCCATAtcgtatcgattatcgatatttaataatttaacattgtcTCGAGatcatttcatttgaaaaatatttacgaaattatgctgtataataattttatcgttcgagttatattaaattattaaatttataaaattattaaattttctagattattttataaattataatattatatatattattataaatattattaaaaattgtttaataaaatagcatTCGAGATCATTTCGTGaaggaattttcaaaatcgtgTTCcttgcataataattttatcgcgaattttatcgttcgattTAAACTGTATTTATGCAAATACGAGAAAGATTATTTgccattacaaatttttattatttattatatttgctattattatttttatacctttgaatatttttcctgTTTAATCACCTTTTCTGTCTCCAGATTgagaaaatatcgaatcattataataattttctatcattttataaaaatatttccaaaattgtgtttcaaaaatataacataatctacatagtaattttatgattcgatttaaattctctatttacgcaaataagagaaagattatttgcccattataaatttttatcgtgtttgaatattttttcctgtttAATGATTCTTTTCTGTCGTTAAGAAAATATCACTGGTTAGTTCTTGACAATCATTTGGTAAAGATATTAccaaaattgtatttcaaagAATCTACTGATCTAGTAATTTTATGTTTCGaatgttttaaattctctACTTATGCAAATACTTTTCGTTAAGAAAATATGGAATCGTCGTGATAGCTCTCAAAAatcatttcgtaaaaatattaccaAAAAATAGTGTTTCGAAGATATAATCTACTAATCTAGTAATTTTatgattcgatttaaattctcTAGTTATACAAATAAGAGAAAGATTATTCgcccattataaatttttgttatatttgaatatttttcccgTTTAATGACTTTTTTCTGTCgttaagaaaatatcgaatcatCGTATTAGCTCTCGACAAtcgtttgataaaaatattaccaaaAAATAGTGTTTCGAAGATATAATCTAGTAATCtagttaattttatgtttcggATGTTTTAAATTCTCTACTTATGCAAATACTTTTcgttaagaaaatatagaatcatCATGATAGCTctcaaaaatcatttcataaaaatattaccaaaATTGTTTCGATGTTTCGAAGATATAATCTACTAATCtagtaattttatgatttaaattctCTAGTTATACAAATAagagaaagattattataaatttttattatgtttgaatatttttcccgTTCAATGATTCTTTTCTCGTTAAGGAAATATAGAATCATCGTGATAGCCCTCGaaaatcatttcataaaaatattaccaaaATTGTTTCGAAGATATAATCTAGTAATTTTatgtttcgatttaaattctcctcttatataaataagagaaagatTATTCGcccgttataaatttttattatgtttgaatatttttcccgtttaatgattcttttctatcgttaagaaaataatcacCGTGTTAGTTCTCGGCGAATAatcatttcgtaaaaatattaccaaaaaatattgtttccaaGATACAATCTAGTTATTTTACGATCCGATTTAAATTCTCCGCTTACGCAAGTACGCAGATCAGtcgaagattatataaaaaagattattcgcCGTGTTTTcctcttcaatttttctcctACGCGTAAAATGTAACAAGATAATGAAGAAATTGAGGAAAACACGAGCGAGTATTCTTATTCCCCCTCCTTAATCCCATTAATCACACTTAACTGTATCCCTCGTGAATTTATCATTGAGGCTCTTCGCGCAGCGAAGAATGcgcaagaagagaaagaagaagaagacaaaATTACTTATAGCACTGTTATCTTCGATGCACCGAAGTGAACACACAGGCGATGCATAGGCGTAGATAATATCTACGCAAATCTGGAGCATGCCGTTTCTTTTATAAGATCTAATTAGTAACAACGATTCCATATTATAcccgaggaaaaaaaataatcctgtAAATCCGCATGGCCACGCTTCATATTCCACGGATGTTgcgtatacatttttttcaagatggaAGGAGATATATCTCgccttgataaatattaaattacaactcGGCGaagaattaaagtttttaccgatccatttttttctttttcttttctttccttctctaaTCTTCCATGACATAAcacagaaatttataatatcgtttcttttcccTGATTTAAGAATCGCGAATCgattaatcgttaaaaatttcttccaaaaaCTACCACTCgtctttcgaaaattcgaattttcgttttcatcgcgaagagaaaggaagaaggaaaataacgataaactTCCTTCAAATTGTCCGTACGAATAAACGAGTTGAGAAGAGAATTATTAAGTTCCATTAATCATGTCTCCACTTTCTTTATCTTCGATCTCGTGCTTGCCAAACCAGAAAAGAATTCCCTCTGACCGAACCTTCCTCCCGCGTTAAAAAATCGTTACTCCTTCCTtaatttcctcttctctttccaAAAGATAGACGAGAAAGATAGAACGAAACAATCCTCATTGTCCCAATAAAAAAGCTTTTCTAACCTGCTCGCTTGTGAGGATCGTCCCATCGACGATTCAACATCGTTATAAGAAGATTCTTTTAACTAAAACGCATATCCACGATGGAAAAGGTgcgaaaatatatcgttaaatgatgattaaacgaatttgatcataatttcgttttcgtATACGAGCGTTCGTAAGTTAAACCAATTTCGTTTTCTTCGACGGAAGGAAGTTTAATCGATAAAGGGTATTCGTGTTGCGCCTACCTTGATGAAGCAATCGTTGAAGGACAGATTGTGCCTCAACGAGTTCTGCCATCTTCGAGTGTCCTTCCTGTAATAGGGGAACCGATCGGCGATGAATTTGTAGATCTCGGCCAGCGGCAGCATCTTGTCCCTCGACGACCATATCGCCATCGCTGTCAACGAGATGTACGAATATGGCGGCTTCTGGTCGCCGTAAGTGTCCCTCGACGGTCGAGGCATCTCTTCCCTTCTCGAATTCCTCTCAACCCCTCTCGACTGcgattcctccccctccctcttgaTCGAATTCCACTAGTTAgcttcctcccttccttcttcttcccctcGCATCTTTCTTCCACGGTTCCTCACATCCCTtcccgctctctctctctctctctctccctcttgcAAACGGCGTTATCGCGTTGGAGCGTTATCTCGGATTATCGAGGATCCTCGTTCCGCTCATCGTTTCATTCACGATCGTGGATCGTCGTCCATGGGGAATTTTCTCTGAAAAGTGACAGGCGGTTTTtggaatagaaattattgatttataataatctaataagaTTGgagttttttattatgtagtttgtttgaaaatatgtgtgaaaaaatatcgtgtttccgtatttatatatcgaagTTCATTTGTTAACGTACTTTTTATCAGCTAAATAAAGTCCATCCCTTTCTTTAAGCATCTCCCTCGGGTTGAGAGGGAGTTGCTCCACAAAAAGTATTCGCGAATTCtgagaatattctttttcgagGATgctattcgaattattttccctccaaatttttgaaaaaagaaatttctctctcccctcgaCACGTAAGAACGCGACGTTATCCCAATTCGCGGTTCGAATTAACGAGATTCGCGAGaaaaggggagagaaagagagagagagagagagagagagagagagagagagagagagagaaaggtgtTCTGAGAATCGAGAGCCACGAGAAGAAGGACGAGGAGTGCGCAGACAACAAAGGGCGGTctgaagaggaggaagaatttTGGAGAGGAGAGTTgcgatgatttctttttttttttaattaaaaaaatcgataatcgatatctacgatggaaatatttgttaaatgatGATGggtaatatttcaaatgaatttgatCGTAATTTCGttcttgagattttttttaaattaaatttaaaattgaataaagaatttagTTCGTTCAATTGGCATTTTGTTCGAGGAGTGAAATCCGGttggtaatttttattaattaccgTAATCGATTTAAAAGATCGGCTACACCTTAAATTTTTAGTCGTTTAACGAAATTTGAGGAGCagctaattttcaatttattaactcAATTTATTAACTAACTTATTAACagctaattttcaatttattaactcAATTTAAGAAATCAAAAGTGTAGCAACTTTCTAAATcgcgaatataataatttagatggaagaagaagaatttcgatTCCATAAAAagtgtgtttttttttattaaaacggaTCGACAATCACAGAATTGTAGAAACGATAAAAGATCGtgcaatatatatctttctatccttaaacgaaataagaaatcgaaagtgtaacaattttctaattcgaaccgcgtataataatttacatggaaggagaaggggagaggaacgaatggagggggggaggggcggGTTCGTGACGAGGGGAGGttatggaaaatgaaattaaaaatcagagAATCAACTTTTCCGTAGGGTTGGCGTTTTAAAGGGGTGTAATCGCGGGAAATAAAGTTTCGAATTGGCGAGATAAGATCGTGCTGCGACACGAACACACACGCgcgtatatacgtacatatacgtatacgcGGGAATAACTTTCGTTATCGGCGATGCACGAGCCATTAACAATTAGTGGTCGCGTGAAAACGGCCACTCTACGTATACCTATGTATACAGATGGCGTGTTCGACAAAACACCCTTTTTCTTCGTCGCTTGACCGAGAAACTATTCGCGATTTCTTCGTGAAAgaatccttctttcttttctcctttttctctccctcccacAAACGACGAATTTATTCCAATAACAGCGAAACGAAATGATCGAGGAGACGATCGTATTACGTCCTCTGGTCTTTCGAATTTCAacagaatatatgtatatgtatatatgtttcaaTAGCGAAACGAAAAGACCGAGGAGAcggcattaaaaatattcgtccgATTATCTTATCTTAATGTATCTTTTTATCGACCACTTTCCTGGTAAAAATCTCATTAgcactaatatatatatatatatattgctaatgatatatatgtatatatacatatacacacac
This window harbors:
- the LOC108000051 gene encoding forkhead box protein A2-A-like — encoded protein: MPRPSRDTYGDQKPPYSYISLTAMAIWSSRDKMLPLAEIYKFIADRFPYYRKDTRRWQNSLRHNLSFNDCFIKVPRGPHRPGKGAYWALHPAALSMFENGSLLRRRKRFKLHKPDKELLKSELQALASAMPPPHSESSPVLSINPNAQTSSLTVANLHRLRDDLLRWELQERRLAMTSGGNSSPSFTTPEAGSSYYLLSPEVRQRLAGTDEILRGYESNLLQAGSWSFPGFQVSPYVSQLSYFQTDIPESRQICAGNAEAGVTEKTDSRLFLETARGATIESADGKVRCPPLEAGISNQTSIQPGQKKKKKPFTIENIIAPDDEQISSNSEDEKRSSGHLLVPRPLYAGFSFGLPTSKVPYETAT